From a region of the Paenibacillus sp. R14(2021) genome:
- a CDS encoding acetylornithine deacetylase: protein MDTLIARMQHQVEERQDELIALVAKLVAFPTVSPPARNTLEAQQFLERQLQASGFETELWEVYPGDPNVTAVKRGTQGGKYRSLLLNGHMDVAEVGDAQDWQNDPFALTLKNGRAYGRGTADMKGGLAALLFAVKLLEESGIQLKGDLLLHSVIGEEAGEAGTRACMERGYNADLAVVADTSGLAIQGQGGVITGWVTVQSPMTYHDGMRSRMIHAGGGVQGASAIEKMAKLIAGLQELERHWAVTKSYPGFPAGSNTINPAVIEGGRHAAFIADRCALWITVHFYPNEDYETVAAEIEEHLLGVAQGDPWLRNHPPTFLWGGRSMIEERGEIFPSLELVPDGEGLKSLADIHRQVRGTAPSVGMSPSVTDAGWIGRAGIPTLIYGPGELAHAHAVDENVDMRELIDYTKIMIAFIADWCNRMKPEFTEELSHL, encoded by the coding sequence ATGGATACTTTGATTGCACGCATGCAGCACCAGGTGGAGGAAAGACAGGATGAGTTAATTGCTCTCGTGGCTAAACTCGTTGCTTTTCCGACGGTAAGCCCGCCAGCGCGAAATACGTTAGAAGCGCAGCAGTTTCTGGAGCGGCAGCTCCAAGCGAGCGGCTTCGAGACAGAGCTGTGGGAGGTATATCCCGGCGACCCGAACGTAACCGCGGTGAAACGCGGCACTCAGGGAGGCAAGTATCGAAGCTTGCTGCTGAACGGCCATATGGATGTCGCCGAAGTCGGGGACGCGCAGGATTGGCAGAACGATCCGTTCGCATTGACGTTGAAGAACGGCCGGGCGTACGGCAGAGGCACAGCGGATATGAAAGGCGGGCTGGCTGCTCTGCTGTTCGCGGTGAAACTGCTGGAAGAGTCGGGAATCCAACTTAAGGGGGATCTACTATTGCATTCGGTCATCGGCGAAGAGGCCGGTGAAGCGGGCACCCGGGCTTGCATGGAGCGGGGGTATAACGCGGATCTTGCCGTGGTGGCGGATACGAGCGGACTGGCCATTCAAGGACAGGGTGGTGTCATCACTGGTTGGGTAACTGTGCAAAGTCCGATGACCTACCATGACGGGATGCGATCACGAATGATTCACGCGGGCGGCGGTGTTCAAGGCGCCAGCGCGATCGAGAAGATGGCCAAGCTGATAGCCGGCCTTCAGGAGTTGGAGAGACACTGGGCCGTGACCAAATCCTATCCGGGCTTCCCTGCAGGTTCGAACACGATCAATCCCGCCGTTATCGAGGGAGGCCGTCATGCGGCGTTCATCGCGGATCGATGCGCCCTCTGGATTACGGTGCACTTTTATCCGAACGAGGATTATGAAACGGTTGCCGCTGAGATCGAGGAGCATCTGCTCGGTGTCGCCCAAGGCGATCCATGGCTGAGAAATCATCCGCCTACTTTCCTCTGGGGAGGCCGGTCAATGATCGAGGAGCGAGGAGAAATCTTTCCGTCCCTGGAGCTGGTTCCAGATGGCGAAGGGCTCAAGAGCTTGGCCGACATTCACCGGCAAGTGCGGGGCACAGCGCCGAGCGTCGGCATGAGCCCGTCCGTTACGGATGCAGGCTGGATCGGGCGGGCAGGCATTCCGACGCTGATCTATGGTCCGGGCGAGCTCGCGCATGCGCATGCCGTAGATGAAAACGTGGATATGAGAGAGCTGATCGATTATACAAAGATCATGATCGCCTTCATCGCCGACTGGTGCAACCGGATGAAGCCAGAATTTACAGAAGAATTGAGCCATCTATGA
- a CDS encoding Imm63 family immunity protein: MQHLTLELIKNEVNELAKKIQAPSSLLPTFGGTEDGARPHIEVGNRGFHYVVVERGNEIERKTTSNKDQLIYWIFNSVTFSMACEYELRNRIPNQDFRRLLFKRQIELMRDVKPDFAKELEMEKQRILINHPYRDEV; encoded by the coding sequence TTGCAACACCTAACGCTTGAACTAATAAAGAACGAAGTAAACGAATTGGCTAAGAAGATACAAGCCCCCAGTAGTCTTTTGCCGACATTCGGAGGTACTGAGGATGGTGCAAGACCTCATATTGAGGTCGGTAATCGAGGGTTCCACTATGTTGTGGTTGAGAGAGGAAATGAAATTGAACGGAAAACTACCTCTAATAAAGATCAATTGATTTATTGGATTTTTAACTCAGTTACATTTTCTATGGCATGTGAATATGAACTACGTAATCGTATCCCCAATCAAGACTTCCGCAGACTGTTATTCAAAAGGCAAATTGAACTAATGAGAGATGTTAAACCTGATTTTGCTAAAGAATTAGAAATGGAAAAGCAGAGAATATTGATAAATCATCCTTATAGGGATGAAGTTTGA
- a CDS encoding cold-shock protein, giving the protein METGTVKWFNAEKGFGFIQRETGDDVFVHFSAIPGEGYKSLDEGQRVEFNVVKGQRGPQAENVVKL; this is encoded by the coding sequence ATGGAAACAGGTACAGTCAAATGGTTTAATGCGGAAAAAGGGTTTGGCTTCATTCAAAGGGAGACCGGCGACGATGTATTCGTTCATTTTTCTGCGATTCCAGGCGAAGGGTATAAATCTTTGGACGAAGGGCAACGTGTTGAATTCAATGTTGTTAAGGGCCAACGAGGACCTCAAGCCGAGAATGTTGTAAAACTGTAA